A window of the Phalacrocorax carbo chromosome 26, bPhaCar2.1, whole genome shotgun sequence genome harbors these coding sequences:
- the LOC135317611 gene encoding butyrophilin subfamily 1 member A1-like isoform X1, which yields MGLCPPGSAPPPFPEAITHEGKGNFALGFRSLVGLRCCLPLPSPTAGAGAQHRSPPPPGAMAACTPAGRAVKADGKVLVSSRPCLPRVTSALARAVIFSCAFLVPELEGAQFRVLGPDQPVTAVVGEDVVLPCRLSPRLNAKNMDVLWFRSTSSMYIHYYRNGQDDYSSQMPQYRGRTELSKEGLSVGNVSLRILSTRLSDEGQYRCRVQDWDFGEEVSVELQVADSIFPKEYPWKVAFFVTLAACFASLVAFPLFISRLRAQSRELGKRDAEIRWRNTIFSVEEVHVTLDADTAHPLLILSDGGKSVRWGVTRQEVPDNPERYDTDPCVLGQEGFTSGRYFWDVDVGMEEGGLWALGVAKESTERKGEIDRDPRNGIWGIGHWWGEYWALTSPERTVLSLTKRPRTIRVYLDTEAQKVAFFNADNQDLLHTFPLDPLSGERIRPWFWVLLSAQLTLKSPPSPPRVPSEEEPLLPSCIPLPTLPTGRRAPRTPTAGHDQDGEIHAAVHEQP from the exons ATGGGCTTGTGCCCGCCCGGATCTGCCCCACCTCCCTTCCCAGAAGCCATAACGCACGAAGGGAAAGGGAATTTTGCTCTCGGTTTCAGGTCCCTTGTGGGGCTGCGCTGTtgtctcccccttcccagccccacggcggggGCAGGAGCgcagcaccgcagcccacccccGCCAGGAGCGatggctgcctgcaccccagcaggcagggctg TGAAAGCGGATGGGAAGGTGCTGGTTTCCTCACGCCCCTGCCTCCCTCGCGTCACCTCTGCCCTGGCTCGTGCTGTGATTTTCTCCTGTGCCTTTCTCGTCCCTGAGCTGGAGGGCG CCCAGTTCAGGGTCTTGGGACCCGACCAGCCGGTCACTGCCGTCGTGGGAGAAGACGTCGTGCTGCCTTGCCGCCTCTCCCCGAGGCTGAATGCCAAGAACATGGACGTCCTGTGGTTTCGGTCCACATCCTCCATGTACATCCACTATTACCGCAATGGGCAGGACGACTACTCCTCCCAGATGCCCCAATACCGGGGGAGGACAGAGCTGTCAAAGGAGGGCCTCTCTGTTGGGAATGTTTCCTTGAGGATCCTCAGCACCCGGCTGAGCGATGAGGGACAGTACCGGTGTCGCGTCCAAGATTGGGATTTTGGTGAAGAAGTCTCTGTGGAGCTGCAGGTAGCAG ACTCCATTTTCCCAAAGGAATATCCCTGGAAGGTGGCTTTCTTCGTGACCCTGGCTGCCTGCTTCGCTTCCCTGGTTGCCTTCCCTCTTTTCATCTCACGTCTACGAG CCCAAAGCAGAGAACTAG ggAAACGCGATGCCGAAATCC GGTGGAGAAACACCATCTTCTCGGTGGAAGAAG TGCACGTCACGCTGGACGCGGACACGGCGCACCCACTGCTCATCCTCTCGGATGGTGGGAAGAGCGTACGGTGGGGAGTCACGCGGCAAGAGGTGCCAGATAACCCCGAGAGATACGACACCGACCCCTGCGTCCTGGGCCAGGAGGGATTCACCTCCGGGAGATACTTCTGGGATGTGGATGTGGGGATGGAGGAAGGAGGGCTCTGGGCATTGGGGGTGGCCAAGGAGTCCACggagaggaagggggagatCGACCGGGATCCTCGAAATGGGATCTGGGGTATTGGTCACTGGTGGGGAGAGTATTGGGCTCTGACCTCCCCTGAGCGCACAGTTCTCAGCCTCACAAAGAGACCCCGGACGATTCGGGTTTACCTGGACACTGAGGCACAGAAGGTAGCCTTCTTCAACGCTGACAACCAAGACCTGCTCCACACTTTCCCACTGGACCCCTTGAGTGGGGAGAGGATCCGTCCCTGGTTCTGGGTTCTCCTGTCCGCCCAGCTCACCCTGAAGTCACCTCCTTCGCCCCCACGCGTCCCCAGCGAGGAGGAGCCTCTGCTCCCTTCCTGCATCCCCCTGCCGACCCTCCCCACGGGACGACGGGCCCCGCGCACGCCGACAGCAGGACATGACCAAGACGGGGAAATCCATGCTGCTGTCCACGAGCAGCCATGA
- the LOC135317611 gene encoding butyrophilin subfamily 1 member A1-like isoform X2: MAACTPAGRAVKADGKVLVSSRPCLPRVTSALARAVIFSCAFLVPELEGAQFRVLGPDQPVTAVVGEDVVLPCRLSPRLNAENMDVLWFRSTLPMYTHVYRSGQDDYSLQNPQYQGRTELSKEGLSVGHVSLRILSTRLSDEGQYRCRVQDGDSYEEASVELQVADSIFPKEYPWKVAFFVTLAACFASLVAFPLFISRLRAQQAHAFTENSSCSFLFQRNMSRSCGGETPSSRWKKVPGCGALPLHGSLPLCCWWGVHVTLDADTAHPLLILSDGGKSVRWGVTRQEVPDNPERYDTDPCVLGQEGFTSGRYFWDVDVGMEEGGLWALGVAKESTERKGEIDRDPRNGIWGIGHWWGEYWALTSPERTVLSLTKRPRTIRVYLDTEAQKVAFFNADNQDLLHTFPLDPLSGERIRPWFWVLLSAQLTLKSPPSPPRVPSEEEPLLPSCIPLPTLPTGRRAPRTPTAGHDQDGEIHAAVHEQP; this comes from the exons atggctgcctgcaccccagcaggcagggctg TGAAAGCGGATGGGAAGGTGCTGGTTTCCTCACGCCCCTGCCTCCCTCGCGTCACCTCTGCCCTGGCTCGTGCTGTGATTTTCTCCTGTGCCTTTCTCGTCCCTGAGCTGGAGGGCG CCCAGTTCAGGGTCTTGGGACCCGACCAGCCGGTCACTGCCGTCGTGGGAGAAGACGTCGTGCTGCCTTGCCGCCTCTCCCCGAGGCTGAACGCCGAGAACATGGACGTCCTGTGGTTTCGGTCAACGCTCCCAATGTACACCCATGTCTACCGCAGCGGGCAGGACGACTACTCCTTGCAGAATCCCCAATACCAGGGGAGGACAGAGCTGTCAAAGGAGGGCCTCTCTGTTGGGCACGTTTCCTTGAGGATCCTCAGCACCCGGCTGAGCGATGAGGGACAGTACCGGTGTCGCGTCCAAGATGGGGATTCTTATGAAGAAGCCTCTGTGGAGCTGCAGGTAGCAG ACTCCATTTTCCCAAAGGAATATCCCTGGAAGGTGGCTTTCTTCGTGACCCTGGCTGCCTGCTTCGCTTCCCTGGTTGCCTTCCCTCTTTTCATCTCACGGCTACGAG CCCAACAAGCACAtgcttttactgaaaacagttcttgctcttttctttttcagagaaacatgTCTCGGAGCTGC GGTGGAGAAACACCATCTTCTCGGTGGAAGAAGGTACCGGGGTGTGGGGCTTTGCCTCTCCATGGGTCtcttcccctgtgctgctggtgggggg TGCACGTCACGCTGGACGCGGACACGGCGCACCCACTGCTCATCCTCTCGGATGGTGGGAAGAGCGTACGGTGGGGAGTCACGCGGCAAGAGGTGCCAGATAACCCCGAGAGATACGACACCGACCCCTGCGTCCTGGGCCAGGAGGGATTCACCTCCGGGAGATACTTCTGGGATGTGGATGTGGGGATGGAGGAAGGAGGGCTCTGGGCATTGGGGGTGGCCAAGGAGTCCACggagaggaagggggagatCGACCGGGATCCTCGAAATGGGATCTGGGGTATTGGTCACTGGTGGGGAGAGTATTGGGCTCTGACCTCCCCTGAGCGCACAGTTCTCAGCCTCACAAAGAGACCCCGGACGATTCGGGTTTACCTGGACACTGAGGCACAGAAGGTAGCCTTCTTCAACGCTGACAACCAAGACCTGCTCCACACTTTCCCACTGGACCCCTTGAGTGGGGAGAGGATCCGTCCCTGGTTCTGGGTTCTCCTGTCCGCCCAGCTCACCCTGAAGTCACCTCCTTCGCCCCCACGCGTCCCCAGCGAGGAGGAGCCTCTGCTCCCTTCCTGCATCCCCCTGCCGACCCTCCCCACGGGACGACGGGCCCCGCGCACGCCGACAGCAGGACATGACCAAGACGGGGAAATCCATGCTGCTGTCCACGAGCAGCCATGA
- the LOC135317611 gene encoding butyrophilin subfamily 1 member A1-like isoform X3: protein MAACTPAGRAVKADGKVLVSSRPCLPRVTSALARAVIFSCAFLVPELEGAQFRVLGPDQPVTAVVGEDVVLPCRLSPRLNAENMDVLWFRSTLPMYTHVYRSGQDDYSLQNPQYQGRTELSKEGLSVGHVSLRILSTRLSDEGQYRCRVQDGDSYEEASVELQVADSIFPKEYPWKVAFFVTLAACFASLVAFPLFISRLRAQSRELGKRDAEIRWRNTIFSVEEVHVTLDADTAHPLLILSDGGKSVRWGVTRQEVPDNPERYDTDPCVLGQEGFTSGRYFWDVDVGMEEGGLWALGVAKESTERKGEIDRDPRNGIWGIGHWWGEYWALTSPERTVLSLTKRPRTIRVYLDTEAQKVAFFNADNQDLLHTFPLDPLSGERIRPWFWVLLSAQLTLKSPPSPPRVPSEEEPLLPSCIPLPTLPTGRRAPRTPTAGHDQDGEIHAAVHEQP, encoded by the exons atggctgcctgcaccccagcaggcagggctg TGAAAGCGGATGGGAAGGTGCTGGTTTCCTCACGCCCCTGCCTCCCTCGCGTCACCTCTGCCCTGGCTCGTGCTGTGATTTTCTCCTGTGCCTTTCTCGTCCCTGAGCTGGAGGGCG CCCAGTTCAGGGTCTTGGGACCCGACCAGCCGGTCACTGCCGTCGTGGGAGAAGACGTCGTGCTGCCTTGCCGCCTCTCCCCGAGGCTGAACGCCGAGAACATGGACGTCCTGTGGTTTCGGTCAACGCTCCCAATGTACACCCATGTCTACCGCAGCGGGCAGGACGACTACTCCTTGCAGAATCCCCAATACCAGGGGAGGACAGAGCTGTCAAAGGAGGGCCTCTCTGTTGGGCACGTTTCCTTGAGGATCCTCAGCACCCGGCTGAGCGATGAGGGACAGTACCGGTGTCGCGTCCAAGATGGGGATTCTTATGAAGAAGCCTCTGTGGAGCTGCAGGTAGCAG ACTCCATTTTCCCAAAGGAATATCCCTGGAAGGTGGCTTTCTTCGTGACCCTGGCTGCCTGCTTCGCTTCCCTGGTTGCCTTCCCTCTTTTCATCTCACGGCTACGAG CCCAAAGCAGAGAACTAG ggAAACGCGATGCCGAAATCC GGTGGAGAAACACCATCTTCTCGGTGGAAGAAG TGCACGTCACGCTGGACGCGGACACGGCGCACCCACTGCTCATCCTCTCGGATGGTGGGAAGAGCGTACGGTGGGGAGTCACGCGGCAAGAGGTGCCAGATAACCCCGAGAGATACGACACCGACCCCTGCGTCCTGGGCCAGGAGGGATTCACCTCCGGGAGATACTTCTGGGATGTGGATGTGGGGATGGAGGAAGGAGGGCTCTGGGCATTGGGGGTGGCCAAGGAGTCCACggagaggaagggggagatCGACCGGGATCCTCGAAATGGGATCTGGGGTATTGGTCACTGGTGGGGAGAGTATTGGGCTCTGACCTCCCCTGAGCGCACAGTTCTCAGCCTCACAAAGAGACCCCGGACGATTCGGGTTTACCTGGACACTGAGGCACAGAAGGTAGCCTTCTTCAACGCTGACAACCAAGACCTGCTCCACACTTTCCCACTGGACCCCTTGAGTGGGGAGAGGATCCGTCCCTGGTTCTGGGTTCTCCTGTCCGCCCAGCTCACCCTGAAGTCACCTCCTTCGCCCCCACGCGTCCCCAGCGAGGAGGAGCCTCTGCTCCCTTCCTGCATCCCCCTGCCGACCCTCCCCACGGGACGACGGGCCCCGCGCACGCCGACAGCAGGACATGACCAAGACGGGGAAATCCATGCTGCTGTCCACGAGCAGCCATGA
- the LOC135317607 gene encoding butyrophilin subfamily 3 member A3-like isoform X1 — MSWGRRWGRTSAVLGTGNCTDASQCLGAGCSFVQSPPSPVFVQKPLGFGWRLAFCTAGEGSCVSGSQLRPPCAGPGRGRKRTRLLLSVSGPLWGCAVVSPFPAPRRGAGAQHRSPPPPGAMAACTPAGRAVKADGKVLVSSRPCLPRVTSALACAVIFSCAFLVPELEGAQFRVLGPDQPVTAVVGEDVVLPCRLSPRLNAENMDVLWFWSKSRIFVHIYSNGQDDYSSQMPQYRGRTELSKEGLSVGNVSLRILSTRLSDEGQYRCRVQDGDFDEEASVELQVADSIFPKEYPWKVAFFVTLAACFASLVAFPLFISRLRAQSRELGKRDAEIQKHVSELRWRNAFVPVEEVHVTLDADTAHPLLILSDGGKSVRRGNMQQEVPDNPERYSYYHCVLGQEGFTSGRYFWDVDVGKEEGGEWSLGVAKESTERKGKIDLDPRNGIWGIGHWSGKYRTQRSPNQKILSLTRRPQRIRVYLDTEAQKVAFFYADNQDLLYTFPLGPLSGERIRPWFWVYVSAQLTLKSPPSPPPVPSEEEPLLPSCIPLPTLPTGRRAPRTPTAGHDQDGEIHAAVHEQP; from the exons ATGAGCTGGGGGAGGCGGTGGGGGCGAACGTCGGCCGTTCTTGGCACAGGGAACTGTACCGATGCCTCGCAGTGTCTCGGGGCGGGCTGCAGCTTTGTGCAGTCACCGCCCAGCCCCGTCTTTGTCCAAAAACCCCTCGGCTTTGGGTGGCGTTTGGCGTTTTGCACAGCGGGCGAAGGAAGCTGCGTTTCAGGGTCACAGTTGCGCCCTCCCTGCGCAGGACCCGGGAGAGGAAGGAAGCGGACAAGGCTTTTGCTCTCGGTTTCAGGTCCCTTGTGGGGCTGCGCTGTtgtctcccccttcccagccccacggcggggggcaggagcgcagcaccgcagcccacccccGCCAGGAGCGatggctgcctgcaccccagcaggcagggctg TGAAAGCGGATGGGAAGGTGCTGGTTTCCTCACGCCCCTGCCTCCCTCGCGTCACCTCTGCCCTGGCTTGTGCTGTGATTTTCTCCTGTGCCTTTCTCGTCCCTGAGCTGGAGGGCG CCCAGTTCAGGGTCTTGGGACCCGACCAGCCGGTCACTGCCGTCGTGGGAGAAGACGTCGTGCTGCCTTGCCGCCTGTCCCCGAGGCTGAACGCTGAGAACATGGACGTCCTGTGGTTTTGGTCAAAGTCCCGCATCTTCGTCCACATCTACAGCAATGGGCAGGACGACTACTCCTCCCAGATGCCCCAATACCGGGGGAGGACAGAGCTGTCAAAGGAGGGCCTCTCTGTTGGGAACGTTTCCTTGAGGATCCTCAGCACCCGGCTGAGCGATGAGGGACAGTACCGGTGTCGCGTCCAAGATGGGGATTTTGATGAAGAAGCCTCTGTGGAGCTGCAGGTAGCAG ACTCCATTTTCCCAAAGGAATATCCCTGGAAGGTGGCTTTCTTCGTGACCCTGGCTGCCTGCTTCGCTTCCCTGGTTGCCTTCCCTCTTTTCATCTCACGGCTACGAG CCCAAAGCAGAGAACTAG ggAAACGCGATGCCGAAATCC agaaacatgTCTCGGAGCTGC GGTGGAGAAACGCCTTTGTGCCGGTGGAAGAAG TGCACGTCACGCTGGACGCGGACACGGCGCACCCACTGCTCATCCTCTCGGATGGTGGGAAGAGCGTACGGCGTGGAAACATGCAGCAAGAGGTGCCAGATAACCCCGAGAGATACAGCTACTACCACTGCGTCCTGGGCCAGGAGGGATTCACCTCCGGGAGATATTTCTGGGATGTGGatgtggggaaggaggaaggaggggaatgGTCATTGGGGGTGGCCAAGGAGTCCAcggagaggaaggggaagatcGACCTGGATCCTCGAAACGGGATCTGGGGTATTGGTCACTGGAGTGGAAAGTACAGAACTCAGAGATCCCCAAACCAGAAAATTCTCAGCCTCACAAGGAGACCCCAGAGGATTCGGGTTTACCTGGACACTGAGGCACAGAAGGTAGCCTTCTTCTACGCTGACAACCAAGACCTGCTCTACACCTTCCCACTGGGCCCCTTGAGTGGGGAGAGGATCCGTCCCTGGTTCTGGGTGTACGTGTCCGCCCAACTCACCCTGAAGTCACCTCCTTCGCCCCCACCCGTCCCCAGTGAGGAGGAGCCTCTGCTCCCTTCCTGCATCCCCCTGCCGACCCTCCCCACGGGACGACGGGCCCCGCGCACGCCGACAGCAGGACATGACCAAGACGGGGAAATCCATGCTGCTGTCCACGAGCAGCCATGA
- the LOC135317607 gene encoding butyrophilin subfamily 3 member A3-like isoform X2: MSWGRRWGRTSAVLGTGNCTDASQCLGAGCSFVQSPPSPVFVQKPLGFGWRLAFCTAGEGSCVSGSQLRPPCAGPGRGRKRTRLLLSVSGPLWGCAVVSPFPAPRRGAGAQHRSPPPPGAMAACTPAGRAVKADGKVLVSSRPCLPRVTSALACAVIFSCAFLVPELEGAQFRVLGPDQPVTAVVGEDVVLPCRLSPRLNAENMDVLWFWSKSRIFVHIYSNGQDDYSSQMPQYRGRTELSKEGLSVGNVSLRILSTRLSDEGQYRCRVQDGDFDEEASVELQVADSIFPKEYPWKVAFFVTLAACFASLVAFPLFISRLRAQSRELGKRDAEIRWRNAFVPVEEVHVTLDADTAHPLLILSDGGKSVRRGNMQQEVPDNPERYSYYHCVLGQEGFTSGRYFWDVDVGKEEGGEWSLGVAKESTERKGKIDLDPRNGIWGIGHWSGKYRTQRSPNQKILSLTRRPQRIRVYLDTEAQKVAFFYADNQDLLYTFPLGPLSGERIRPWFWVYVSAQLTLKSPPSPPPVPSEEEPLLPSCIPLPTLPTGRRAPRTPTAGHDQDGEIHAAVHEQP, translated from the exons ATGAGCTGGGGGAGGCGGTGGGGGCGAACGTCGGCCGTTCTTGGCACAGGGAACTGTACCGATGCCTCGCAGTGTCTCGGGGCGGGCTGCAGCTTTGTGCAGTCACCGCCCAGCCCCGTCTTTGTCCAAAAACCCCTCGGCTTTGGGTGGCGTTTGGCGTTTTGCACAGCGGGCGAAGGAAGCTGCGTTTCAGGGTCACAGTTGCGCCCTCCCTGCGCAGGACCCGGGAGAGGAAGGAAGCGGACAAGGCTTTTGCTCTCGGTTTCAGGTCCCTTGTGGGGCTGCGCTGTtgtctcccccttcccagccccacggcggggggcaggagcgcagcaccgcagcccacccccGCCAGGAGCGatggctgcctgcaccccagcaggcagggctg TGAAAGCGGATGGGAAGGTGCTGGTTTCCTCACGCCCCTGCCTCCCTCGCGTCACCTCTGCCCTGGCTTGTGCTGTGATTTTCTCCTGTGCCTTTCTCGTCCCTGAGCTGGAGGGCG CCCAGTTCAGGGTCTTGGGACCCGACCAGCCGGTCACTGCCGTCGTGGGAGAAGACGTCGTGCTGCCTTGCCGCCTGTCCCCGAGGCTGAACGCTGAGAACATGGACGTCCTGTGGTTTTGGTCAAAGTCCCGCATCTTCGTCCACATCTACAGCAATGGGCAGGACGACTACTCCTCCCAGATGCCCCAATACCGGGGGAGGACAGAGCTGTCAAAGGAGGGCCTCTCTGTTGGGAACGTTTCCTTGAGGATCCTCAGCACCCGGCTGAGCGATGAGGGACAGTACCGGTGTCGCGTCCAAGATGGGGATTTTGATGAAGAAGCCTCTGTGGAGCTGCAGGTAGCAG ACTCCATTTTCCCAAAGGAATATCCCTGGAAGGTGGCTTTCTTCGTGACCCTGGCTGCCTGCTTCGCTTCCCTGGTTGCCTTCCCTCTTTTCATCTCACGGCTACGAG CCCAAAGCAGAGAACTAG ggAAACGCGATGCCGAAATCC GGTGGAGAAACGCCTTTGTGCCGGTGGAAGAAG TGCACGTCACGCTGGACGCGGACACGGCGCACCCACTGCTCATCCTCTCGGATGGTGGGAAGAGCGTACGGCGTGGAAACATGCAGCAAGAGGTGCCAGATAACCCCGAGAGATACAGCTACTACCACTGCGTCCTGGGCCAGGAGGGATTCACCTCCGGGAGATATTTCTGGGATGTGGatgtggggaaggaggaaggaggggaatgGTCATTGGGGGTGGCCAAGGAGTCCAcggagaggaaggggaagatcGACCTGGATCCTCGAAACGGGATCTGGGGTATTGGTCACTGGAGTGGAAAGTACAGAACTCAGAGATCCCCAAACCAGAAAATTCTCAGCCTCACAAGGAGACCCCAGAGGATTCGGGTTTACCTGGACACTGAGGCACAGAAGGTAGCCTTCTTCTACGCTGACAACCAAGACCTGCTCTACACCTTCCCACTGGGCCCCTTGAGTGGGGAGAGGATCCGTCCCTGGTTCTGGGTGTACGTGTCCGCCCAACTCACCCTGAAGTCACCTCCTTCGCCCCCACCCGTCCCCAGTGAGGAGGAGCCTCTGCTCCCTTCCTGCATCCCCCTGCCGACCCTCCCCACGGGACGACGGGCCCCGCGCACGCCGACAGCAGGACATGACCAAGACGGGGAAATCCATGCTGCTGTCCACGAGCAGCCATGA
- the LOC135317633 gene encoding butyrophilin subfamily 1 member A1-like: protein MKGKHGWEWSAALGTTTPNHPTAPPHATAPACDHVSLLSGWRKTFVPVEEVHVTLDADTAHPELILSAGGKSVRRGATRQKVPDKPERYDTDRCVLGQEGFTSGRYFWDVDVGKGEGGEWALGVAKESTKRKGEIDLDPRNGIWAIGHWSGEYWALTSPYDSDLSLTKRPRRIRVSLDIEAQKVAFFNADNQDLLYTFPLGPLSGERIRPWFWVELNTQLTLRSPPSPPPVPSEEEPLLPSCIPLPTLPTGRRAPRTPTAGHDQDGEIHAAVHEQP from the exons ATGAAAGGCAAGCATGGCTGGGAGTGGTCTGCAGCGCTGGGGACCACCACCCCAAATCACCCCACGGCCCCTCCTCATGCCACCGCACCTGCTTGTGACCACGTCTCTTTGCTTTCAGGGTGGAGGAAGACCTTTGTGCCGGTGGAAGAAG TGCACGTCACGCTGGACGCGGACACGGCGCACCCAGAGCTCATCCTCTCGGCGGGTGGGAAGAGCGTACGGCGCGGAGCCACGCGGCAAAAGGTGCCAGATAAACCCGAGAGATACGACACCGACCGCTGCGTCCTGGGCCAGGAGGGATTCACCTCCGGGAGATACTTCTGGGATGTGGatgtggggaagggggaaggaggggaatgGGCATTGGGGGTGGCCAAGGAGTCCACTAAGAGGAAGGGGGAGATCGACCTGGATCCTCGAAACGGGATCTGGGCTATTGGTCACTGGAGTGGAGAGTATTGGGCTCTGACCTCCCCATACGACTCAGATCTCAGCCTCACAAAGAGACCCCGGAGGATTCGGGTTTCCCTGGACATTGAGGCACAGAAGGTAGCCTTCTTCAATGCTGACAACCAAGACCTGCTCTACACCTTCCCACTGGGCCCCTTGAGTGGGGAGAGGATCCGTCCCTGGTTCTGGGTGGAGCTGAACACCCAACTCACCCTGAGGTCACCTCCTTCGCCCCCACCCGTCCCCAGCGAGGAGGAGCCTCTGCTCCCTTCCTGCATCCCCCTGCCGACCCTCCCCACGGGACGACGGGCCCCGCGCACGCCGACAGCAGGACATGACCAAGACGGGGAAATCCATGCTGCTGTCCACGAGCAGCCATGA